The nucleotide window TCATCGCCGCCGACGCTCTCGCCGAACAGGGTAAAACCTGAAGGAGTCGCCTGAAGGCGAGGGTTTCAGACCCATCGCAAGGACAATGACATCGGCCGAGCATTACCACCACCTGGTAAGCTCGGCCGTTTCCATGCGCGGAGCTATGCTGTTATGAGTTCTACCCACCGCTCCACTGGGGGACTAGTCGAGGGGCCCTGGTGAGTCGACGATGACAGGCGGCGTCTCATTCGGATCAGGTTCCGTCGGCTCGGGTGCCGGCTTCGTGGGTTTATTGGCTGGATGCTTGGCGACAGGGGGCTTAGCCTTACCTTTAGGGTCTACGACGGCCTCGACAAGCTTGGTCAAACGAAGCTGCACCTTCTGAAGAGTCACTGTATAATAATATGTCCTTGAGACCACTTTATAGCGACCGTGGTCGATCCATTCGATTACGTCCCCGACGCTGGGGACGACGATCGGCTCCCCGCTTTCGATGGGATTGACGATCTGCAGGCCGTCATGCTCATCAACGAACTCCAGTTTGTACTTCATCGCTCCTCCTACGACAAAGGTTAAACGAGGCGGGGTGACTTTGTCGGGGTTGGCAGGTTGACTCAAGTCCGTTCGGGTGGGGCATCGAAACCGATCGCCTTTGCATAGTGTGCGCAGGCGCGATCCAGGAACGCCGAAACACTTGATCGATCGTGAGAGGCGGCCCGTTCAAGCCATGCGGCGTAGCCGGCGCTTACACGAAATGCTACAGATTTCGCAGTGGTTGGGACCGGTGGCTTTCGTTCCGTCGCGGCTTTTCGCTTCGCCATGATCGCCTCTAGCACGGATGTTTTCTCCCGACCAGCATCGGCTATTCATCATACTGAGTACCGCCGTTTTAACCAGCTAATATACATAACGAGCAAAAATTCCGCATTACCCTATTGCTGTTCTGTACGTACACAGTAGTATGACTGCGTCGGGCGGAGGAAGCCCGGAAATAAAATCGGGGCGAGAGGGTGCTACCAACACCCGCCCGCCCCTTGTGCGACCCTGAATTCACCAGGAGAGGCACCAGTGGAGAGTCTACGACATCCCCATTCCGGGGACCAGGTCCCCGTACGTACCGACATCGCCGATGACGGCGTCGAGTTCCGAGAGATCAGCGGTCATCCGGGCTACTTCGCCGATTCCGACGGCCACATCTACTCGACGAAGGTCAAGATCCGCAAGCCCGACTGCCCGAGGGGGTGGTTTTTCAGGGAAGGAGGCGAATTTCAGATCCTCGAAGGAACGCGAGACAAGCGGGGATACCTTTGCGTGAGTCTGACGATCCCTGGCTCTTACAAGAAGAGGCCCGTTAGGATCCACCGTCTCGTCTGCGAGACGTTTCACGGACCATGTCCCTCCGGCATGGAATGTCGACACCTTGACGGCGTCAAAACGCACAATCAGCCGTGCAACCTCATGTGGGGTACACGGGCTGAGAACGTGGCTGACGCCGTGCGACACGGAACCCACGGCGCGCCTTTTGGCGAACGGCATGGCGCAGCCAAGCTGAAGCAGGCCGATATCCCCGAAATCCTGCGGATGCGCCGCGAAGGGATGTCGCTTCGCGCTATCGGGCGAAAGTTCGGGGTAGCCCATCCTGCTATCGGTCGAATCCTAGACGGCCGGTCGCGTTGGTTAACCGACTCCGAGCGGCAGGCGTTCGCGGATTCGATGCTGGAAGCCATGCGTTGAAGAAATGAGAGAGGGCGACCGGTCTCGAACACCGGACGCCCTCAGGATATTCCCCCAGTGTCCTGCATCAGGAGAACACATCAATGGTACGCCACGAATCGAACGAGAGCAACCGTCCCCTGTCGCTGGAAGCCTTCGCAGCCGCATACGACGAAGTCGAGCGGACCATGCTGGTTTCCGAGGAGATGCAGCTTGAAGGATGCCCTATTGAGCCCCATGTCACGGCGGTCGGAAGAGCCCTCCGGGTAGCGTGTCGGCTCGCATCCGGTCGCCCCGGATGGAAGCTGTTTACGAAGCCCTGCACAATCGATGCTGGCTCTTATCGGGTTACGTTGACCCCGAGCGACGGTGATTACTTCGAGGAGGAAGTACTCACCCTCCATCGTGTCGGTCGCCTTGCCGACCAGGTGGAGGACCCCGACGACGACCGACCGTTGGTCGCGAGCTACTACGAGCCCAGGAAGGCCCGGGAACTCGCCCGCTACATCGAGACGTCCCTACTGGACGGCTTCGGCCTGCGTTTGTCAGGGGGCGTCGTTCTCGACGGAGCGATTTTCACTGTCGAGCTTCAGGACGAAGTCGGCGCCACCACGATCGTCGTCATGCCCTCCGACAGCTGGCTGGCCATCCAGGATCGACGCGGCCGGGGTGACCAGACGCCGTGCTGGCTCGACGCCGAAGAGGTCGCCTTGATCGAAAGCCACCGTGCGGCCTCGCGGCCCCAGGGTGGGGCGTCCGGGGCGGTTGGTCCCCGATTCAACCCGGCGTCAAACTGAGA belongs to Paludisphaera rhizosphaerae and includes:
- a CDS encoding helix-turn-helix domain-containing protein; translated protein: MADAVRHGTHGAPFGERHGAAKLKQADIPEILRMRREGMSLRAIGRKFGVAHPAIGRILDGRSRWLTDSERQAFADSMLEAMR